The DNA region CCCTCGACTTGCCTGCCGCGCAGCGGCTCGCGAGGGGAGAGGGGCAGACGGTCGCGGTCCTCGGCACCGGGGTGGCCCGCAATCCCAGGCTGCCCGAGCTCGCCGGAGGGGGAGACTACGTCGGGCAGACCGACGGGCTCAATGACTGCGACGGCGTCGGCACGCTCGTCGCGGGCGTCATCGCGGCGCAGCCAGCGCCCGGCGACGGCTTCATCGGGATCGCGCCCTCGGCGAAGATTTTGTCGTTGCGCGTCTCCTCCGCGATGTTCAATCTCAAAACCCCCGGCGACAATCCGATGCTCGCGCAAGCTTCCGTGTCCGCGCAGGCCCTCGCCCGCGCGGTGGTGCGCGCCGCGGACCTCGGCGCCACGGTGATCGTGGTCAGCTCAGTGCTGTGCATCCCCGCGGACGTGACCGTCAACGACATCGCGGCGGTCGGCGCCGCCGTGCGCTACGCCGAAGAGGACAAGAACGTGGTCGTCGTCGCAGCTGCCGGGGACACAGACCAGGCGAATTGCTCGGCGAACCCGATCACCGGCCCGGGCCGTCCAGGGGACTTGCGGGACTGGGCTGGCGTCGAGACCGTCTCCCTCCCGTCGTTGTGGCAGCCGTATGTGCTGTCAACGGGCTCGCTCACCCCGCAAGGACGCACTTCGAAGTCCTCGCTCGCAGGCCCGTGGGTGGGCGCCGCCGCGCCGGGCGAGGCGGTGGTCTCGCTCTCCAATGCCCCTGACGTGAGCGTCGCGAACGCTTTGCTCGACGAAAAAGGCAAGCCCGTCCCGGTGCAAGGCTCCGCGTACGCGGCCGGGTACATCGCAGGGGTGGCGGCCTTGGTGCGGTCCAGATACCCCCAATTGACCGCGTATCAGGTGATGAACAGGATCACCCAGACCGCGCACAACGCGGCCCGGCTTCCCTCCAGCCTCGTCGGCTTCGGGACGGTCGACCCGCTCGCGGCGCTGACCTGGGACCTGCCCGCAGGACAAGCCCACGCCCCCAGTGATGCGGCGATGCGCCCGCCTGCGCCAAAGGTGAAGCAGATAGCGCCCCCGCCGCCCCCGCCGCAGGACCCTCGGTTGCCCAAGACCGTGGCGCTCGTGGGGACGGGGATGTTGGCTTTGGTGATCGGCGCGGCGGCAGCGATCGCCACGTTGCGAAGGAAAAAAGGAGATATCTCGTGAGCATTGCTCCTGCTCGGCCGAGTCGGGCGAGGGCGACGCTCGTCCTCGCCCTGGTGTTCGCCGCAGGTTTCTCCAGTGTGCCGTGGCGCCCGGCTTCCGGGTGGTTCGTCGGCGTCGCAGCGGCAATTGTGTTCCTCGTGCTCGCGAGCTGGGGCGGCGCGCACATCAGCACGATCCTGCGCCGCCGTTTCGCGCTTTCCTCGCGCAAGCGTCTGGTCAAGCAGGGGGATGCGGACGCGGCGGCGAAAGACCAGCAACGGGCGGCGGCCCGCGCGACGGCGTTGATCCGCGTCGCCGCGCCTGCCGGCGCCGGTCCGGCGGACTGGCTTCCGCTCTCGTTGATCGCTGGCTACCTCGACCGTTACGGTGTGCGCTGCGCCGCTGTGCGGGTGGCCTTCCGTCGCGTGGGCGACGAGCAGGAAGCATGGATCACTCTTGTGGTGGACGCGGTGCAGAACCTCGTCGCGCTGCGCGCCCGCTCCCCCCGTATCCAGCTGCACGAGCTCGCCGAGGCCACTGGCCGCAGGCTTGCGGCGCAACTGCGTGAGGAAGGCTTCTCTTCCTCGAGCGGGCGGGACCCCCAAGCGGAGCACGCTGATGACGCCCAACACCGAGAAGGGTCCCCTGCGCCGAGCCCGATCGACGGGCTCCGCGCGGACGACGGCGCAGAGGACTGGAACGGCGTGGTCGTCGGCGAGGAGCGGGTCTCCGCGTACGCTGTGGCGGCCAAGGGCGATCTCGGGGCTGTGCTCGCCGAGATCGCCGCCTACCCGGCGCGGGAGACGTGGACGGTCCTCGAGTTCACCGGCGAACCGGCGGACCCAGACCTGGTGGTCGCCTGCGCCCTGCGCAAAAAGGGCGTCGTCGAGCTGTTGCCCGCGGGGCTGCAGCCGCGCCGAGGCGACCATCTTCCCGCTCTGGCCGCTTTGGCCCCGACCGCGACCGCGCCGCTCTCCCGTTGACCCCGGGCATGGGCGGGTTTGACCTTTGCGGCTGGCTCGACCAGAATCGTCAGCCGTGAAGATTGCTGAGCGCATCAGGGGCGCGGCGGACTCGCTCGGGCCTCGGGCGCTGTGGATTTTGGTCGCTGTGGCGGCTGCCGACGCGCTGTGCGGCGCGTTCCTGGCGACCGACTTCGTCACCGGAGCGCTCGTCTTCGACACGCATCCGCATATCCGGCCACAGATGCCGTGGCTGTTCATTCTGGCGCTCACCGTCGCCATCGCCGCTGGCGCAGGGCCGCTTTTGCGCAGCTCCGAGACGATGTGGCGCTCCTGGCTGCTCCGGATCGGCGTCCCGGTGGCGCTCATGTCGGTGGTCATCTTCCTCGTCGCCGACGCCCAAGCCACCTCGTTCGCATATGTCGCCATCCGGGACGACGGCACCGCGGTGCGCCCCGCCTACCCGTATCTGCGGGCGGTCTTCGCCGCGTTCTCGCTTTTGGGGCAGTTCGCCCTGCTCGTGCGGTTCCGCCGGAACGACAACTAACGCCTCCGGACCGCTTTGAGGACAAGATCGTCAGGAGCCTCGCTCCCATCGGGCAGCGGCCGCTCGCGGCGGCGGGCCTCGTGCATGAGGATCTCCCAGTCGGAGTCGAGCAGGTCGGCGATCTGGCTCGGGACGTAGTAGTCGGCCGGATTGAAGCGGGGGTCCTTGTGCTGGTGCTGCGCGTGCTGGTGCATGTCGTGGCCGACGACCAGCAGGACGCCGCCGATGGCGACTGCTTCGATGAAACCGCTCGCGCCTTGTTCGCCCGCTGCGAGCGGCAGCGGGTAGTACTGGAGCGAGACGAGGTCGTATCTTTTTGGCTCTGGCGGGCAGGCGACGAGATCGGCGCACAACCAGGTCACCGACTCCTGCGGCACTGCTGCTGCGGCGCGTTCGATGGCGACGGAGGAAATGTCGGCCGCGACCACCTTCCAACCGTGCTCAGCGAGCCAGGACGCGTCGCCGCCCTCGCCGCAGCCGACATCGAGCGCGAGGCCGGGAGCAAGGTCCGACACCTCGGCGACCAGGGCCGCGTTCGGCAGCCCGCTCCAGATGTGCTCGTGTTCTTGATAGAGCTCGTTCCAGTCGTCTTGGTCCATGACAAAGCATGCTGCCTTCGTCCTGAGGTATATGCAAGAAAAATTGCGAAAAATGCAATAATGAATGCGTGGATCTTGCCCCGCTCGATGCAATCGGCCCGAGGGTGCGTCTTTTGCGCGGTCAGCGGTCGATGACATTGCGCGACGTCGCCGAAGCGACCGGCATCACCACAAGCACCTTGTCCCGGCTCGAATCCGGCCAGCGCAAACCCAGCCTGGAATTGCTCCTGCCGCTCGCGAGGCTGTACCGAGTCGCGCTGGACGACATTGTCGCCCCCCGCCGACCGGTGATCCACGAGTGCACCTGAAACCCATTCGCCGGGACGGCAAAGTCGTCGTTCCCCTCACCCGCCGAACCAGCGGTCTGCAAGCGCTCAAAGTCGTGCATCCGCCGAGCCGGGGCGACGAGCAGCCCCAACCACGCTCGCACGACGGCTATCTGTGGACGTATGTCTTGAACGGCGTGTTGCGATTGGTGCTCGACGGCAACGACCTCGTCCTGGGGGCGGGCGAGGTCGCCGAGTTCGACACGCATGTGCCGCATTGGTTCACCAGCGCAGGCCCCGAGCCCGCCGAGTCCATCGTGATCTATGGTCCGAACGGGGAGCGGATGCGGCAGCTGGACGACCTTGTGGTGCCCTAGCCCTGCCCAACCTGCGTCAAAAAGCCCCCGGCCGCACGGAACGGTTGTGTTCGGCGAGGCCGTCGACGGCAGGCAGCTCTGCGGCGGCCTCGTCATAACGACGAACGGGCAGAGGAGACATCGACAGCTCGAAACGATTCTTCACCGTGATGCGCACAAAATGCATTCGCCATCGTGCGCTTAGGATCGAAGGCATGTCCGCGCATACCGACTACACGTACGTCCTCTACATCGAAGCCACCCCGGAAAAGGTGTGGCACGCGTTGACCGACGACGATGTCACGGCTGCCTATTGGGCTCATCGCAACGTGTCCGACTGGCAGGTCGGCTCGTCATGGGAGCATCGTCGGACAGACGGTTCGGGAATCGTCGACGTGCTCGGGGAAGTTGTGGAGAGCGACCCTCCGCGCCGATTGGTGACGACATGGGCCGAGCCGAGCTCGCCGAACGTCGCTTCCCAGGTCTCTTTCGACATCCAGCCCCGAGGCACGATTGTGAAGCTTGTCCTCACCCACGCGGGTCTGCCCGAGGCAGTGCTGCTGCAGGCGGTGGAGGGCGGCTGGCCCGCCGTCTTGTCCAACCTTAAGACGCTGATGGAAACCGGGAAACCGCTGTCAGTGGAGCCGTGGGCCCAGCCGTCCGAAGGCTAACGGCCTCGCTGCGCGTTGTGCAGCGCGAGGACGCGGTCGAGCCGGTCCGACCACCACTGCACTCGCGCCGGGTCCGGCATCGTCCAGCGCGCGAGAAGTTCTGGGTCGGGGGCGAGCGGTCCCATCGGCGCCATGACGGAACCGTTCTTGGGGCCGAGGGCGGCCTCGGGCGCCACGAGGTCTCCTGTCAGCAAAGCGCCGGTGCCGAACCCGCAGGCATAGGGCAGTTCGGGGAGCGCGGCGGCCAAGGCGAGCTGCGCGCCGAGCCCGACGCTCGTCTCCACCGCGGAGGAGACGACAGTCGGCAGGCCCGCCGCCTCGGCCACCTGCAAGGCGCGGCGCACGCCGCCGAGCGGCGTGCATTTGACGACGGCAACGTCGGCGGCTCCCGCGACTGCCACCTTCAGCGGGTCCTCCGCCCGCCGGATGGACTCGTCCGCGGCAATCGGCACATCCACTGCTTTGCGAACGGCGGCGAGCTCGTCGATCGTCCAGCACGGCTGCTCGACGTACTGCAATCCGCCCGCCGCTTTGTCCAGGAGCGGGATGTGCTTGCGCGCGGTGCCCACATCCCATTTGCCGTTCACGTCAATCCGCACATGCCCTCCCGGCCCCAGGGCGTCGCGCACCGCCTCGACCCGCGCGAGGTCTTCGGCGAGAGAATCGGGGTGGTCGGCGACTTTGATCTTCGCGGTCGCGCAACGGGCGCTCAGCGCGCGACGGCGCGCCTCGTCCGGGCCGACGGCAGGAATGATCGAGTTCACCGGGACAACGCGGCGGATCTGCGCGGGCCAGCCCTCCAGGGCTGCTTCAAGCGCTGTGCGCAGCCAGGGCAGTGACTCCTGGTCGTCGTAGTCGTCGAAGGCGCAGAACTCCCCCCAGCCGTTTGGCCCCTCCAAGAGCACGCCCTCGCGCACGGTGACGCCTCGGAACCGCACGTTCAGCGGGATCGAGTAGAACGCGACCGAGAGAAAATCCGCCCGTGCGACCGGCACGGATCCGAGCGGCGTCGCAAACATGAGAAGAGACTACTCTTGCCCGCCCATCGGCTGCACGGGCAAAGCGGCGCAGGAGGTGCTGGGCACGAAGGAGCTCGCCGCCCAGCCGACCCGCTTGCCGTTGTGGGTGATCGAGCAGGTGAATTTTCCGGCGAAAGCCCCAGCGGCGTCTTTCGGAGTCACCGTGACGCTGGCCTTGTCCCACGACTCGCCCAGGCGCACCGTCTCTTTCCACGGCAGATCGACCTCTTTGGTGATCTGCTCCGTCGTCCCGCTGCGGTAGCTCACCACAGCTTTCGCCTGCCCTGATCCGGTGACCTCGTACGTGGTGTCGCCGAACACGAACTCCTCGACCTTGTCCTTGCCGAAATATCCGGCCGCGCCGAGGGCTGCCAGCCCGACGACGCCCAAGCGAAACGGCGTTTTCAACATGGGAGGAATATAAGGCGCAACGGCGAGAACCTGTGGGAGGCGGCCCGGAGCATGCTCGGAATGAGACGCCAGATACGCCGAACTGGCATGTCGCGGAGTTCGTATCCTGGGAGGATGTACAACCCCAGGCCCCATCAAGTCCACGACGAAGCCGCGATCCGGGCTTTCGTCGCTCAGGTGGGCTCGGGGACGCTGGTCACTGCGTCCCCGGCTCGGATCGAGGCCACGCTGTTGCCGATCCTCTGGTCCGGGGACACGGTCGTCGCCCATCTCGCCAAGGCGAACCCGCAGGCCGCCGCGATCAGCTCGGGCGCACCAGGACTCTGGGTCGTCCAAGGCCCCGAGGCGTATGTCTCCCCAGGCTGGTACGCGAGCAAACGCGAGCACGGCGCGGGCGGCAGGGCGCGTGTCGTCCCGACATGGAACTATTCGGTTGTGCAACTGCGGGGGAGGGTTTGTGTTCGGGACGACGCGGCCTGGGTGCGCTCTGTCGTCTCCCAACTGACAGACGTCCAGGAGCAGGCAATGAGCACGCCCTGGGGCGTCGGCGACGCCCCCGAGGAATACATCGACGGGCAGTTGTGCGCCATCGTGGGGGTCGAAATGCGGGTGGAGTCCGTCGAAGCGAAAGCGAAATGGAGCCAGAACCGCTCCGCCGCGGACAAAGCGGGCGTGCTGGCAGGCTTGCGAGACCAGGGCGCGGCGGCTGCTGCCGAGCATATGGCGGCTGTGCTCGCCGTGTCCGGCGAACAAGGGGCATGAGTCCCCGAGGCAGCAGACGCGACGACCCGCCCGGAAAACTGTCCCGACCGCTCCTCAGAGGCGTTCGGGGGCCGCTATCCCGAGCAACGAGAGGCCGAGGGCGAGCGTGTCGCCAGTGAGCTCGCAGATCGCTGTGCGCAGCCTCCGCTGCCCCGCAGTGGGCGCCTTGGCCACCGGGCATGCCTCGTAGAAGTCCGAGAACGCCTGCGCGAGCGTGTAGAGGTAGGCGCAGAGCCGGTGCGGCTCCAAGCTTTCGTCCACCGACTTGAGCACATCGCCGAATTCGTCAAGGGCGAGCAGCAACGCGCGTTCTGCGGGCTCCAGCGGCGCCGGGACCCCCTCGGGCGCCGGGCCTGCTTCCCCGGCCCGGGCGAGCAAGGAACGGATCCGCGCGTGCGCGTACTGCAAGTACACGCCCGTGTTGCCTTGCAAGGACAACATGCGGTCAAGGTCGAAGACGTAGTCGCGGGTGCGTGAGGTGGACAGGTCCGCGTACTTCGCCGCGCCGATCCCGACTTCATGGGCGCGCAGCTCCTGCGCGTTCGGCTCGAGTTCCGGGCTGCGCTCCGCGATGGTCGCTTTGGCGCGCGCCACGGCCTCGTCCAGGAGGGCGATGAGCCGGATGGTCTCGCCCTCGCGGGATTTGAACGGTTTGCCGTCCGCGCCGAGCACCGAGCCGAATTGCACATGCGCCACCTCGACGCCGTCCGGCAGGTATCCGGCCCGCCGAGCGGTCTCGAACACCATCTTGAAGTGCAGGGCCTGGGGGGAGCCCACCACATAGAGCAGGCGTGTGGCCTTCAGGTCCCGCACCCGGTGCCGCAGTGTCGCGAGGTCGGTGGCCGCGTAGCCGAAGCCGCCGTCGGATTTTTGGATGATGAAGGGGACCGGCTTGTCGTCCTTGTCGACGACGTCGTCGAAGAAGACGCACAGCGCCCCGTGCGAGCGCACCGCGACGCCGCGCTGCTCCAGATCGTCGGCGATCCCTTGCAGTTCGTCGTTGTAGCTGCTTTCCCCGGCGATGTCGTCGTCGGTGAGCAGCACCCCGAGTTTCGTGTAGATCTCGCCGAAGTACGTCTTGGACTCGGCGACGATCTCCTGCCAGCCCGCGATCGTCTCGGGGTCCCCGGATTGCAACGCGACCACGCGCTGGCGGGCGCGGGCTTGGAACTGCTCGTCCGTGTCGAACCGGGCGCGTGCTGCTTTGTAGAGGGCGGCCAGCCGGGAAATGGCCGCTGTGTCCCCGTCCTCGTCGCCGCCGCGCACGTCCGGGTTTTCCAGCAGGTGCTCGATGAGCATGCCGAATTGGGTGCCCCAGTCGCCGACATGGTTCTGCCGGATCACCTGGGAGCCGGTGAAGGTCAAGAGCCGCACGAGCGCGTCGCCGATGATCGTGGAGCGCAGATGCCCGACGTGCATCTCTTTG from Segniliparus rotundus DSM 44985 includes:
- the mycP gene encoding type VII secretion-associated serine protease mycosin; translation: MTAGAHRARRALALTAVLAALTAVSLPPSAAAPFSGPPVVDMGALPANTAPVPPQPMEQRRACVLAGGVPDQALTGLPPDLAALDLPAAQRLARGEGQTVAVLGTGVARNPRLPELAGGGDYVGQTDGLNDCDGVGTLVAGVIAAQPAPGDGFIGIAPSAKILSLRVSSAMFNLKTPGDNPMLAQASVSAQALARAVVRAADLGATVIVVSSVLCIPADVTVNDIAAVGAAVRYAEEDKNVVVVAAAGDTDQANCSANPITGPGRPGDLRDWAGVETVSLPSLWQPYVLSTGSLTPQGRTSKSSLAGPWVGAAAPGEAVVSLSNAPDVSVANALLDEKGKPVPVQGSAYAAGYIAGVAALVRSRYPQLTAYQVMNRITQTAHNAARLPSSLVGFGTVDPLAALTWDLPAGQAHAPSDAAMRPPAPKVKQIAPPPPPPQDPRLPKTVALVGTGMLALVIGAAAAIATLRRKKGDIS
- the eccE gene encoding type VII secretion protein EccE, encoding MSIAPARPSRARATLVLALVFAAGFSSVPWRPASGWFVGVAAAIVFLVLASWGGAHISTILRRRFALSSRKRLVKQGDADAAAKDQQRAAARATALIRVAAPAGAGPADWLPLSLIAGYLDRYGVRCAAVRVAFRRVGDEQEAWITLVVDAVQNLVALRARSPRIQLHELAEATGRRLAAQLREEGFSSSSGRDPQAEHADDAQHREGSPAPSPIDGLRADDGAEDWNGVVVGEERVSAYAVAAKGDLGAVLAEIAAYPARETWTVLEFTGEPADPDLVVACALRKKGVVELLPAGLQPRRGDHLPALAALAPTATAPLSR
- a CDS encoding class I SAM-dependent methyltransferase — protein: MDQDDWNELYQEHEHIWSGLPNAALVAEVSDLAPGLALDVGCGEGGDASWLAEHGWKVVAADISSVAIERAAAAVPQESVTWLCADLVACPPEPKRYDLVSLQYYPLPLAAGEQGASGFIEAVAIGGVLLVVGHDMHQHAQHQHKDPRFNPADYYVPSQIADLLDSDWEILMHEARRRERPLPDGSEAPDDLVLKAVRRR
- a CDS encoding SRPBCC family protein; the protein is MSAHTDYTYVLYIEATPEKVWHALTDDDVTAAYWAHRNVSDWQVGSSWEHRRTDGSGIVDVLGEVVESDPPRRLVTTWAEPSSPNVASQVSFDIQPRGTIVKLVLTHAGLPEAVLLQAVEGGWPAVLSNLKTLMETGKPLSVEPWAQPSEG
- a CDS encoding o-succinylbenzoate synthase translates to MFATPLGSVPVARADFLSVAFYSIPLNVRFRGVTVREGVLLEGPNGWGEFCAFDDYDDQESLPWLRTALEAALEGWPAQIRRVVPVNSIIPAVGPDEARRRALSARCATAKIKVADHPDSLAEDLARVEAVRDALGPGGHVRIDVNGKWDVGTARKHIPLLDKAAGGLQYVEQPCWTIDELAAVRKAVDVPIAADESIRRAEDPLKVAVAGAADVAVVKCTPLGGVRRALQVAEAAGLPTVVSSAVETSVGLGAQLALAAALPELPYACGFGTGALLTGDLVAPEAALGPKNGSVMAPMGPLAPDPELLARWTMPDPARVQWWSDRLDRVLALHNAQRGR
- a CDS encoding FMN-binding negative transcriptional regulator, giving the protein MYNPRPHQVHDEAAIRAFVAQVGSGTLVTASPARIEATLLPILWSGDTVVAHLAKANPQAAAISSGAPGLWVVQGPEAYVSPGWYASKREHGAGGRARVVPTWNYSVVQLRGRVCVRDDAAWVRSVVSQLTDVQEQAMSTPWGVGDAPEEYIDGQLCAIVGVEMRVESVEAKAKWSQNRSAADKAGVLAGLRDQGAAAAAEHMAAVLAVSGEQGA
- the argS gene encoding arginine--tRNA ligase; protein product: MSAESSPPAVPLAAQAEAAVREAFKAALGEQAAGADPVIRPSEHADYQANGVLALARQLKANPRELAGKVAARLESSELFAQVEASGPGFLNLVFADSALTGQLAERHGDPRLGLGAPKQGRTTVIDYSAPNIAKEMHVGHLRSTIIGDALVRLLTFTGSQVIRQNHVGDWGTQFGMLIEHLLENPDVRGGDEDGDTAAISRLAALYKAARARFDTDEQFQARARQRVVALQSGDPETIAGWQEIVAESKTYFGEIYTKLGVLLTDDDIAGESSYNDELQGIADDLEQRGVAVRSHGALCVFFDDVVDKDDKPVPFIIQKSDGGFGYAATDLATLRHRVRDLKATRLLYVVGSPQALHFKMVFETARRAGYLPDGVEVAHVQFGSVLGADGKPFKSREGETIRLIALLDEAVARAKATIAERSPELEPNAQELRAHEVGIGAAKYADLSTSRTRDYVFDLDRMLSLQGNTGVYLQYAHARIRSLLARAGEAGPAPEGVPAPLEPAERALLLALDEFGDVLKSVDESLEPHRLCAYLYTLAQAFSDFYEACPVAKAPTAGQRRLRTAICELTGDTLALGLSLLGIAAPERL